A window of Prunus dulcis unplaced genomic scaffold, ALMONDv2, whole genome shotgun sequence contains these coding sequences:
- the LOC117612877 gene encoding (-)-alpha-pinene synthase-like has product MSIQVCAAAQSPNAKPEIIRRTANFPPSIWGDRFLNYDSQDIITNARNQQEVNELKEVVRREVLTTSAGDFSHRLKFIDAIQRLGVAYHFESEIEEALERMHAAFRDHDGDLYNVALGFRLLRQHGYKVSCDVFKKFKDENGSFKECLIADVPGMLSLYEAGHLGVRGEEILDEALAFTTTHLDSAAKAHVSYEHAEQITQALERPLRKDLERVCARRYMSIYQDEASHNEALLKLAKLDFNLVHSLHKKELSEINRWWKEVDFEKKLPFARSRIVELYFWVVGVYFEPQNVEARKFLTKVIALVSVMDDIYDAYATFEELEIFTGAIERWDMSCIDELPDYMQIFYRTILTVVDEIEEEIAKDGRSYRVYYAKESLKAVARAYFEEARWFNEGYTPTMDEYLPAAIVSSGYPMLSTVSLLGMGDIVTKETFEWLFNDAKIVRASATLCRFMDDIVTGKFEKERGHVACSIDCYVKQYGVSEQEALDALNKQVVDLWKDINEEFLRPTAAPMAVLMRVLNLTKVVDLLYKGDDGYTRVGKVVKDKIASHFIDPVPII; this is encoded by the exons aTGTCTATCCAAGTTTGTGCAGCAGCTCAATCACCAAATGCCAAGCCTGAAATTATTCGGCGGACAGCAAACTTCCCACCAAGCATTTGGGGTGATCGGTTTCTCAACTATGATTCCCAAGACATT ATAACAAATGCCCGGAACCAACAAGAAGTTAACGAGCTGAAAGAAGTAGTGAGGAGAGAAGTATTAACAACTAGTGCAGGTGACTTTTCACATCGGCTCAAGTTTATTGATGCAATCCAGCGCCTTGGCGTGGCATACCATTTTGAAAGTGAAATTGAAGAAGCATTGGAGCGTATGCATGCTGCATTCCGTGACCATGATGGAGATCTATACAACGTTGCTCTTGGTTTCCGGCTACTAAGACAACATGGATATAAGGTTTCATGTG ATGTGTTCAAGAAGTTCAAAGACGAAAATGGCAGCTTCAAGGAATGCTTAATTGCCGATGTTCCGGGGATGCTAAGCCTTTATGAAGCCGGGCATCTAGGCGTACGGGGAGAAGAAATACTAGATGAAGCTCTTGCTTTCACCACCACTCACCTTGACTCTGCTGCAAAAGCTCATGTAAGCTACGAACATGCAGAACAAATCACTCAAGCCTTGGAGAGACCTTTGCGAAAAGATCTAGAAAGGGTATGTGCCAGGCGTTACATGTCAATCTACCAAGATGAAGCTTCACACAATGAAGCTTTGTTGAAACTTGCGAAGTTAGACTTCAATCTTGTTCATTCTTTGCACAAAAAGGAGCTCAGTGAGATTAATAG GTGGTGGAAAGAAGTAGACTTTGAAAAGAAGCTGCCTTTCGCAAGAAGTAGGATCGTGGAGTTGTACTTTTGGGTAGTCGGAGTATACTTTGAACCCCAAAACGTCGAAGCAAGAAAATTTCTTACAAAAGTTATTGCGCTGGTATCAGTGATGGATGATATCTACGACGCATATGCAACGTTTGAAGAACTTGAGATCTTTACTGGAGCAATTGAGAG GTGGGATATGAGTTGCATAGATGAACTCCCAGActatatgcaaatattttatCGTACCATTTTGACTGTTGTCGATGAAATTGAGGAAGAGATTGCAAAGGATGGAAGATCGTACCGAGTTTATTATGCAAAGGAATCt TTGAAAGCTGTAGCCCGAGCTTACTTTGAGGAGGCCAGATGGTTCAATGAAGGATACACCCCAACCATGGATGAGTATCTACCTGCTGCAATAGTTTCTAGTGGTTACCCCATGCTTTCAACTGTATCCTTACTTGGCATGGGAGATATTGTAACAAAGGAGACATTTGAGTGGCTGTTCAATGACGCAAAAATTGTTAGAGCTTCCGCGACCCTTTGTAGGTTCATGGATGATATTGTCACAGGCAAG tttgagaaagagagaggccATGTTGCCTGTAGTATTGATTGCTACGTGAAGCAATATGGGGTGTCGGAGCAAGAGGCACTTGATGCTTTGAACAAGCAAGTGGTGGATCTGTGGAAGGACATAAACGAGGAGTTTCTCAGACCAACTGCAGCGCCAATGGCTGTTCTAATGAGAGTTCttaatttaacaaaagtgGTAGATCTCCTTTACAAAGGTGACGATGGCTACACGCGTGTTGGTAAAGTGGTGAAGGATAAGATTGCTTCACATTTTATTGATCCAGTGCCAATTATATGA